agacttttgtAGGTGTCCAGGCAAAGATGGTGGTGACTTGGATAGAGTAGTGATGATAGATGAAGGAAAGAAGGTCTGATTCAGGGTAAGTTCTGAAGGTAAAGCTGACAGAAATTGCTGCTGGATGGAATGTGAAAGGAAGAATCAAGAGTAAGTTACGTTTTTGGTTGAAGTAAAtagtgccatttactgagatggagaggggcagggaaagaTTTGGGTGGTTGAAATTGAGGGGACATATTGTCATGGCCATCTTTGGAAATGACAACCAtgatgttgttttaatttaccaGCATGTAAAATGTGCCTTCCCCCAGTACATTTACAATGTACACTGAGAGAATGCCAGATTTTTAAGCAAATTAATTAAGGacttatttaaagactttatttgagagagacagagcatgtgagcacaagcagggggagaggcagagagagagagaaagggagaagcaaactctctactgagcagggagcctgatgcagggcttgatcccaggcctctgggatcatgacctgagccaaaggcagatgcttaaagactaagccacccaggcacccctatttatttatttttacataacaGAATCTGGTCCAGCAACCATTACCCATTCTAGCTGTATAAAAAcagactgggggcacctggctggctcagtgggtagagcatgtgactcgttctcagggtcataagttcaagccccatgttgggcatggagcctactttaaacaattttttaaaaattaaaatcagactGGAAATTTGAGTTAAATAGAATTATTGAGGGAGAAACCTATCTGTGGCACCCCATTCCATGGGTACTAAGCCAACAGAAAGAGattccagggggatccctgggtggctcagtggtttcatgcctgcctttggcccagggcgtgatcctggagtcccgggatcgggtcccacatcaggctccctgcatggagcctgcttctccctctgtgtctctgtctctctgtgtgtatgtgtctctcatgaataaattaataaaatctttttttaaaaaaatgaagagatagaaaaaagaacCATGTGGAAAGATGGTGGAGGCTTGCAAGACATAAGGTAGTCACTGGAGCACAAATATTCTGGGGTATGTGGATGGGTTGTTCTTGAAATTGAGTGTGACCACTTGATTTGCTTCAGCCACTGAAATGTGAATGGCAAAACTTTTTCCCCATATAATCATTTTCGGAGCATCTTCCCAGTCCTTATGTTCTTTTATTACCTTGTTATCAGACCAACTTCCTTACAAACATGGTGGCCATGTTGTATTATGTGACCTTCCGGATGCCCTCAGATAATTGGCCCATGGTGAATGGTTGACTCAAACATCCATCTGATTGGGGCATCTGGATTGTCTCTTTAAGGATTGTGACACTGGCAGAGAGGTATTAGGAGTCTCTGTTGAGCCCTTGAAATGAGACCTCTAAGCTTCTACCATTACCTCCTTGGCCCACCGCCACTTTTCACTAGGAATGTTACAGTAGCCCTCTCCCTGGTTCTGCCTCCACTCTTATCCCTATAGCCCTTCCTCCACATAGCAGCCAGAGTAGTCCACATAGCAAATCCGACTGTGTTACTCCCCTAATTTAGACCCTCTAATGGCTTCCCCTTGGtcttagaataaaacccaaagcCCTTGCCATGGTCCGCAATGCCTTTCATGGTCAACCCTGTTAACTTCTCTCCTACATTCTCTCCTACGtgtgttccagccacactggccttgtTCCACTCTCATGTAGCACTAGATTCcccctgccacagggcctttgcacgtggGATCTCAAGTCAGGTGGAGAAGTTCATGTTTTAGTTCATGCCAAAATCATGAAAGTGTCTGCAAATAATAGAGAATAATTGACTTAGTGTATCTATGGCTGTATCACAGATATCCCCAAACTTCACAGCATAGAGCAATCATATTGTTATGCTCACAGAATTAATGAATCAGGAATCAGGTTAGGACTTCTCTCTGCAACATGTCATCAGGAACCATTCAAGGCTGACTTGAATGACCCATAGAATCATATCTGATGCCTACACTGAATGATTTGAAGTCGACCTCGCTAAGACTGTTAATTGTAGCACCCTCCCATGGCCTCTGAGTGGGGTTGGGCCTCCTCATAGCATGGTGGCTTCTTACATGATGCTAATGATTGAGTGTTCCAGTAAGCAAGATGAAAGAAAGCATGTGGTGCAAAAGTCCAAGCTATCCTGCAGGACAGGCCACATGCAGGAGATCAAGATGCTCCACTTGAACTCCACAAAAATGCACCTGCATGAGGCATCAGTCAACACTGCATGGAGCAGAAAGCCACTCAACTGACCCATAGGATTGTGGGAAATAAGAAACGGCTGTCATTGTAAGCTGCTATATTTTGTTAACCCAACCTTTGCTAGCAGAGATCCTGTTGGTTACATTCACCACAACAAACGTTTACAAAGAACAAATGGACTCTCTTCAAGTTCACTGAGCCATGCTGGTCTCTGAGTTCTCACCAGGAACCATCCTAGGCCCTAGGAAGCCAGCATTGCAGAAGTGGGGCGGGTGGTCTTAGATGTACACAAGATACTTGCCGGTAGGGCGGTGCTCTTATAAAAGTTGctgaaatgggggatccctgggtggcacagcggtttggcgcctgcctttggcccagggcgcgatcctggagacccgggatcgagtcccgcgtcgggctcccggtgcatggagcctgcttctccctctgcctgtgtctctggctctgtctctccttctatctctcaagaataaataaataaaatctttaaaaaaaaaaattaaaaaaaaaaagttgctgaaaTGGTCCCAGGTCTGGGCAGGCTAACTAGAAAACAGTGAGCCCCCTGGGTGGACACAGTCCTAAGGACACATGGCTTGGAGAGTAGGCTGTTGGCTCTACTTGAGCCTCACTTGCCTCCTTGGTCAGTTGCCTTTGTGTAGTGAACAACCTGCACAATTTAAGGCTTCTGTTTTGTACTGCACCATTTTCCTTGTGAGGAGCACCCATTTCTTTCCTGCAAACCTCCATATATTTCAGAGAAGGTGGTCAACTCCCTAGCTGAAGGGGGCAAAGATTTATGATCTGAAGCTGAGCCAATGCCAGGGTCTTATTCACTTTGGCTTATAATGGGTAATGTGGGCATGTGAGACACTTCCAGTCAATGAGATATGTATGTGTGGGAGGCAGTTGCTGGAGGGCTTTGGAATCTTTCCCTCACTCTTCTAAAGGGATGCAAGAATgaaccttttttgttgttgttgcttcaTGAAGAGATTGTTTGCATGTGACACCTGGCTATGTGGCAGCTCTTCTGGACCATGAGGGAGCCAGCTGGTCTGAGAGCTGATGGCAGTTGaacaacctggatggaactggagtcaCCAATGACACTGCTTGGCGGCTGACTTAACTAACCCCAGAGGTGCACTGCCTCCAGTCTTGTGTAAAAcacataaatatgttatttagttCAGGTCCCAGCAgagtcacaaaaaaacaaaaaacaaacaaacaaacaaacaaaaaccaaacaaaaaaaataaatatgttatttaaacaAGTCAGTTGTGACTTCTGTTACTTGCTGCCCAAAGCATTATGATGCCAGTGGGTAGTGTCCTGGTACATGTAACAATACCAGCAAAGGAGGAGGTGCCAAGCGCGGCTAACATCAGTGCTTGAGTAGTGGGGAGAGGTCAGCTGCGATGCCCACCCACTCGGGCAGGAAGGCTGCCTCTGGCTTAAAGATTTTGAGGAAGGGGGAGTCGGGCAGCGTGTAATTGGCCAGGTAGATGGTCTCTCCACCGGCAAGGTAGGCAGCCCAGATCCCGAATGTCCCAATGGTCATGACGGTGTGGTTGCACTGGGTAAGCAATGCAAAATCCTTGGCTGGTGAGCTCTCGATGCCATTGCCCGCGAACACCACATCACCGCGGGAGGAGTTGATGTTCTCCCGACACCAGGCCATGCCATTGCTGCTGACCACAAAGATGGGAGAGTTGTAGCGAGTCCGGAACCAGTCCAGAGCCTGCTCTAGGTACCGCTGGTCGGCAACCACGCCCTTCCACACGTCTGGCATGACCTGCACGTAGTCACCCCGGCGCACGTGGACCCCCACGAAGGTGCCCGGCTGTCTTCCGTTCACCTGCAGGCCCCGCAGAAACTTCTGAGCTTCCTCCCGCACGTGGTCGTGCAGGGTGAACTCCCGCAAGATCTCATTGCGGAGGTGGTGGTAGAAGGTCCAGGAGCAGGGGTAGCCGGTGAGGCGCACGTACTCCCCCGGGATGTGGCGGTACTCCTCCTCCATCCAGTCGTTCAGGTGGTAGTTCTGCCACGGGATGCTGCTGGCCGTGGTGTCCTGCAGGACGGGGAGGGTGATTCTGAAGATGGGGGCCAGCGTGCTGTGCATCTCGGCCGGGATGAAGGCCTGCCGCCCGTTCATCTTGGCCAGGGCGTACAGGGTGGCGTACTCACCCATCTGGTTCCCCAGGCGGCCAATTGCATTGATCGTCCACATTCCCCTGAGCGGGGGGCTCGTGGAGCTTTCTGTCGGCGCCAAAACCAGTGTCTCAAACTCCCACGTGGGCTGAATCTTCGCTAGCCGCTGCTGAAGGTGAAATATAGTGGAAGCCGTGAAGACAAAGAGGATGAAGTGGACCATGGGGAAGAAAGACACCTGACTGCTGAGCATGGCTGTCAAGGAAGGGAGAGCAGGGAATGTTAGCTCGGGGGATGGAGGCCCCGGGGCGGTGTGTCAATGTGCAGATATTTTGTGGTTGTCTGCGCAGGTGGCTTTACTCTGTGTGTAAAGGGGTGTGAATACTCAGGTACAAGTGTGCAGGTATGTCTCTAGAGTGTATGCTATGGGGATGTGTTTACATTGGGTTCAGATGTTCCAGTTTGCATATGTAGATAAGTATTGTGTGTATTCACACATGGCACGTGCATTGTATGAGTGTGCATATGGGTACCTGTACTTTGTATACACATATGGGTGTGTGTGAATTTGTGTACATAGAATGGACGTGTACATTGTattgtgtgaatgtgtatatatgGTGTACTAGTGTGTACTCTATACACAgtgtgcgtgtatatatatacacacacgcatacttatatattatgtatatatacaatgtatgtTTGAATGTGGGTGTTTATAGCCTGAATATACATCCATGGGTGCCTATATATAGGGAGTACAAGTGTACAAACCTACTATTTACTTGGGAATCCTGTTTCTAGAGGTGTCCATCTTTGTATGCCCTGCCTATCTATATTCCCTTTGAAGGGAAATTGCCCAACCCATCACAATTCCACCACTTGACCTGCCTACCCTTCTGGCCATAGCCAGCTGGACCTGCGATAAGCACTGGTCTCCACAGTGGCTTTCCCATTTTTTGGTTATGATAAGTTGTAGGTTGGCTCTAAAAGATGAGTTGGCCAATTCTCTCTTGAATATTGTTACTAAAAGGTCATAAGGCAATTGGCAGGTGAGAGTTTGTTTTCCTCCTCTCAGACAACTGGGTGCCTAACATCCAGTTGAATtcaacaattcaattcaattcaattttgaCATTGCCCACTTAGATTTAGTATCAGATccaacaagttattttttttaaaggaaaggttttttttttaagattttatttatttattcatgagacacacacacagagagagagagagagagagagagagaggcagagacacaggcagagggagaagcaggctccatgcaaggagcccaatgtgggacttgattctggatctccaggatcacaccccaggctgcaggcggcgctaaaccactgcgccaccggggctgcccagatccaACAAGTTAAAGAGTTCAGCACCACTTCACACACCAACTGCAAGTCCTAAGCCATTCATACTTCTGACTAATATTATAAATTGGGGGCTCCAATGACCCGCTCCttaggtttgataatttgctataATGGCTCACAGAATTCGGGAAGGCACTTTActtacatttaccagtttattataagaGAAACAAATAACCAGAAAAAGTACAATAGGGTAAGATCCAGaaggagcttctgtccccatgGAGTTGAGGTAGAGCACCTTCCTGGCTCATGGGTATGTTACCAACTCAGAGGCTCTCTGAAACCCACTTAaggggttttatggaggcttcattatgtagacatgattgattaaattattggtCACTGGTGATTAACTTAATCTTCAGTCCTTCTACCCTCCCCAGAGGTTGGGAGCTGGAGATGAaagttccttatatatatatatatatatatatatatatatatatatatatatatatatatatatatgattttatttatttatgagagagagagagagagagagagagagagagagaggcagagacacaggcagagggagaagcaggttccatgctgggaacccaacatgggactcaatcccaggtgtccaggatcacaccctgggctgaaggtggcgctaaaccactgagccacccaggctgccctgaaagtTCTAATCTCTTCATCAAGCTTGGTCTTTCTGATAATCAGATCCTGAAGCTTTTTAGGGGCCTGTGAAGAGTCACCTCATCAGgacaaaagacactcctatcaccCTATCACTCACGAAATGCCAAGGATTTTATGAGTCATGTGCCAGAActagggacaaagaccaaatattagcaGGTGATGCTGAGAAAGTAGAGGTTGGAGTGGCTGCGACATGTCAGATGCAGCCTGAAGCAGAGGCAGTCAGTAACTAGGAGATGCTTGAAGAGATGTGCAGAAACTTAAGAGAACTGACCAAGAAAACCCagagaaaattttctttatattcaaacAAGTATACAACCTATTCTTTTCAACTTTGGTTGCAACAGAAATAAGTTCCAGGAGTGGGGTGGTTGCTTTGAACAGACCTTCTGAGAACACAGCATTTACTGTAGTATCATACGAAGTAGGGGGCATTGAAGATTCCCCATTCCAGGACATAAAACTTGGACCAGTGATTTGTAGAGTGAAGTAGTTAATTAAGTTCCTTCTTGAGACCCCTGGAACAAAGGCCCCAAAAGGCCTTGAAGATATGGTTGTTGAGGATAAGCAAGAcagttgaaagtaaaaaaaagcaGGGGATGAATTGGTTCTGTCTCCCCCATTATGTCCCTAAAAGCCAGTAGGGACAAACAGAACAAGCATTGCTTAGGATGATCACAGTTAACACTTTATTATTGCTGAAGATTGCATCCATAAATTATTGATGTCATTCTGCAGTCTAGGCTGGAACAACACCTGGACCATGTAGCCAGAGTAAAAGTCCAGGTTTGGCCACTGATCAACTTTGGAATTAGAATAATGAGAATGGGGA
This portion of the Vulpes lagopus strain Blue_001 chromosome 2, ASM1834538v1, whole genome shotgun sequence genome encodes:
- the FUT2 gene encoding galactoside alpha-(1,2)-fucosyltransferase 2, with the translated sequence MLSSQVSFFPMVHFILFVFTASTIFHLQQRLAKIQPTWEFETLVLAPTESSTSPPLRGMWTINAIGRLGNQMGEYATLYALAKMNGRQAFIPAEMHSTLAPIFRITLPVLQDTTASSIPWQNYHLNDWMEEEYRHIPGEYVRLTGYPCSWTFYHHLRNEILREFTLHDHVREEAQKFLRGLQVNGRQPGTFVGVHVRRGDYVQVMPDVWKGVVADQRYLEQALDWFRTRYNSPIFVVSSNGMAWCRENINSSRGDVVFAGNGIESSPAKDFALLTQCNHTVMTIGTFGIWAAYLAGGETIYLANYTLPDSPFLKIFKPEAAFLPEWVGIAADLSPLLKH